One genomic region from Anopheles bellator chromosome 2, idAnoBellAS_SP24_06.2, whole genome shotgun sequence encodes:
- the LOC131209736 gene encoding 3'(2'),5'-bisphosphate nucleotidase 1, with protein MASSTPLMMRLLGSSIQIAHRAGKIIREIMCRGDLGIVEKGKDDLQTEADRSAQRCIVASLARIFPGVTIIGEEGPSDLNVPDDWLITEGNSEFLEKHKCPEPLVDLKESEVVIWVDPLDGTSEYTQGFLERVTVLIGIAVNDRAVGGVIHQPYYQTDSGDLGRTIWGLKGCGSGGMVSVQPPSDRFLITTTRSHSNTIVQSALDALVPDEILRVGGAGYKVLQLLEGKAHAYVFASNGCKKWDTCAPEAVLEANGGTLTDMLGRHYQYGENVSFANSSGVLGTVAGVSHEDILSRIPDTVKQAMDKP; from the exons ATGGCTAGTTCGACACCATTAATGATGCGTTTGCTCGGCAGCTCCATACAAATTGCACACCGCGCAGGCAAGATTATTCGGGAAATAATGTGCCGTGGTGATCTCGGTATCGTAGAGAAGGGCAAAGATGACTTACAAACCGAGGCCGACCGTTCAGCACAGCGTTGCATCGTGGCCTCCCTTGCGAGAATATTCCCCGGAGTAACTATTATCGGCGAGGAAGGGCCCAGCGATTTGAAC GTTCCCGATGACTGGTTGATAACCGAAGGAAATTCAGAGTTTTtggaaaaacacaaatgtcCTGAGCCATTGGTAGATTTGAAAGAATCTGAGGTAGTGATTTGGGTGGATCCATTGGATGGGACGAGCGAATACACCCAAGGATTTCTCGAGCGCGTCACTGTACTGATAGGCATTGCTGTGAATGATCGTGCTGTGGGCGGAGTGATTCACCAGCCGTATTACCAAACCGATTCCGGAGATTTGGGACGCACTATCTGGGGTCTGAAGGGCTGTGGCAGTGGTGGTATGGTGTCGGTTCAACCACCCTCAGATAGATTCTTAATTACAACGACACGTTCACATTCCAACACGATCGTGCAATCCGCCTTAGACGCATTGGTTCCAGACGAGATATTGCGGGTCGGAGGAGCTGGCTACAAGGTTCTTCAACTACTCGAAGGAAAAGCGCATGCTTATGTTTTTGCAAGCAACGGTTGCAAAAAGTGGGATACTTGCGCTCCGGAGGCAGTGTTAGAAGCTAATGGGGGAACTTTAACGGATATGCTAGGCCGCCACTATCAGTACGGAGAAAATGTGAGCTTCGCCAACAGCAGCGGAGTCTTGGGCACAGTGGCCGGCGTATCACATGAAGATATTCTTTCCAGGATTCCTGACACAGTCAAGCAGGCTATGGATAAGCCCTAG
- the LOC131209737 gene encoding electron transfer flavoprotein subunit beta, whose product MSRVLVGVKRVIDYAVKIRVKPDKSGVVTEGVKHSMNPFDEIAVEEAVKLKEKKIASEVVAVSVGPTQAQEVLRTALAMGADRGIHIEVTGKEYDLLQPIHVSKILAKLAQDEKADLVILGKQAIDDDCNQTAQMTAAMLDWPQAAFASKVDKDGDTFTVVREIDGGLETIKAKLPAVISADLRLNTPRYATLPNIMKAKKKPIKKVSAKDLGVDTTPRIEIVSVEDPPVRQAGSVLPDVDTLLAKLRDGGHIK is encoded by the exons ATGTCGCGTGTTTTGGTTGGTGTGAAGCGAGTAATCGACTATGCTGTAAAG ATTCGTGTCAAACCGGACAAGTCCGGAGTTGTGACCGAGGGTGTGAAGCATTCGATGAACCCTTTTGATGAAATCGCCGTGGAAGAAGCGGtgaaattgaaggaaaaaaaaatcgcctcCGAAGTAGTGGCCGTTTCGGTAGGGCCAACCCAGGCCCAGGAAGTTTTGCGAACTGCACTGGCTATGGGCGCCGACCGAGGCATTCACATCGAGGTGACGGGAAAGGAATACGATCTGCTACAACCTATTCACGTCTCCAAAATACTGGCCAAGCTGGCACAGGACGAAAAAGCTGATCTGGTCATTCTGGGAAAGCAAGCAATTGATGACGATTGCAACCAGACGGCACAAATGACGGCTGCAATGCTGGATTGGCCGCAAGCTGCTTTCGCTTCTAAGGTGGACAAGGACGGAGACACATTCACGGTGGTGCGTGAGATTGACGGTGGTCTCGAGACCATTAAGGCCAAACTTCCGGCCGTGATTAGTGCAGACTTACGGCTAAACACTCCCCGATATGCCACGTTGCCGAATATTATGAAAGCTAAAAAGAAACCGATCAAAAAAGTGAGCGCTAAAGATTTGGGGGTGGATACGACGCCCCGCATCGAAATCGTTTCAGTAGAAGATCCACCAGTACGACAGGCTGGTTCCGTGTTACCAGATGTTGATACATTGCTGGCAAAATTACGCGATGGTGGACACATCAAGTAG
- the LOC131209734 gene encoding zinc finger protein 502-like: MVHFCKLCQLLHKNMDFIQCDETNVWLLETVFAVKITPVNGRVEPICQKCIRKYNKVMKDLKKSNGGYPVSRQSFTDHKVLSNGIESDSCGAHIEQQQHAPGGLLVNHTTVRTDSNQYLVDEESKEIMFTGTFETNVNHMENKGFSLNISGDAATVYRTTLGDAHESSEDDSSDEKSSVADEEDDEEDTSDESSEEDDDCMVSSDDSDETSSSCTSSSSSEDSSSETATSLKMEEDHIVRPNAVNEEATALYSSYLEAPLLQNLPEGSLLQSAETDEANDVNTDLVAISQEKPVEGDDLEPLQLAEPLAEIEENPVTKVDAPKKPRKRKKSRIQSTATDLPVKNYECLVCQKRFSKAIYLKVHTRTHTGEKPYACDICFKSFTQASSLNTHKRLHFNVKPFECEICKQQYTSAGNYKVHLRTHTQEKPYACSYCDKRFSQHSSKKMHERVHSQEKPYPCQVCLKAFSNVSNLTVHMRIHQGLKPYRCDKCDKSFAQSQTLKTHYISAHTDVRPFQCDRCPKSYATLSNLNNHKHTHLDEKPFACEACGKRFTQKSSLKTHLLSHSTERPFPCDDCTKSFNTQSMLNTHRRNMHCTERPYSCPKCSKSYAQETRLRQHMFSHEEIKPHACQQCDKTFTTATNLRIHQRVHSGEKPFPCPTCGKCFSQRSSLRTHEILHLAPELRPDAANTCVPETDGQPGQMTEGSKKRRSKRLECSPCGKIFTVRSRYRSHMKQVHQREITEGDKRSRKNMNGFAYNEEVNANSFDGNAGMAINAQNNVGDCNELFVASGSAETTYIIDHNISELTPEATALKSDDDEDEEIDDEEEENEADNEGKVKVNALPEQFYCGRMLSEQN, translated from the exons ATGGTGCACTTTTGTAAACTGTGCCAATTGCTGCACAAAAATATGGATTTCATACAGTGCGATGAGACGAACGTTTGGCTTCTGGAAACGGTGTTTGCGGTAAAG aTTACACCGGTTAACGGGAGGGTCGAACCTATCTGCCAAAAGTGTATTCGCAAGTACAACAAGGTGATGAAGGACCTGAAGAAGTCAAACGGTGGGTACCCAGTATCGCGGCAAAGTTTCACCGATCACAAGGTACTCTCCAATGGAATCGAGTCAGATTCGTGCGGCGCTCACAttgaacagcagcaacacgcgCCGGGAGGTCTGCTGGTGAACCACACGACCGTGCGTACAGACTCAAACCAGTACTTGGTGGACGAAGAAAGCAAGGAGATCATGTTTACAGGGACATTCGAAACCAATGTTAATCACATGGAAAACAAGGGCTTCTCACTGAACATCAGTGGCGATGCCGCGACCGTCTATCGAACGACGTTGGGCGACGCTCACGAATCGTCAGAGGACGATAGCTCCGATGAAAAGAGCAGTGTTGCggacgaagaagatgatgagGAGGATACAAGCGACGAATCGAgtgaagaagatgatgattgCATGGTTTCATCTGATGATAGCGATGAAACCAGCTCGAGCtgcactagcagcagcagcagtgaagaTAGTTCTTCTGAAACTGCGACAAGCCTCAAGATGGAGGAGGACCACATCGTGCGACCGAACGCCGTAAACGAAGAAGCCACTGCCCTGTACAGCTCGTACCTGGAAGCACCGTTGTTGCAAAATCTTCCCGAAGGCAGCCTTCTACAGTCGGCTGAAACTGATGAGGCTAACGATGTGAATACCGACCTAGTGGCAATTTCGCAAGAGAAACCGGTCGAAGGAGACGACTTGGAACCCTTGCAGTTGGCTGAACCGTTAGctgaaatcgaagaaaatccgGTAACGAAGGTAGACGCACCAAAGAAACCGAGAAAGCGTAAGAAAAGTCGGATCCAAAGCACAGCGACGGACCTCCCGGTGAAGAACTACGAGTGCCTCGTGTGCCAAAAGCGGTTTTCGAAGGCGATCTACTTAAAGGtgcacacacgaacacacacgggTGAAAAACCATATGCATGCGATATCTGCTTCAAGAGCTTCACGCAGGCATCCAGCCTGAACACGCACAAGCGCTTGCATTTCAATGTGAAACCATTTGAGTGTGAAATATGTAAACAGCAGTACACCAGTGCGGGCAACTATAAAGTTCATCTcaggacacacacgcaggaAAAGCCTTATGCCTGCAGCTACTGCGATAAGCGATTCAGTCAGCATTCGAGTAAGAAGATGCATGAACGGGTGCACAGTCAAGAGAAGCCGTATCCGTGCCAGGTGTGTCTGAAAGCATTTAGCAACGTGAGCAATCTGACTGTCCATATGCGCATCCATCAGGGCTTGAAACCGTACAGATGTGATAAGTGTGATAAAAGCTTCGCCCAGTCGCAAACGCTGAAGACGCACTACATCTCGGCGCACACGGATGTTCGCCCGTTCCAGTGTGATCGCTGTCCAAAGTCGTACGCAACGCTTTCCAATCTCAATAaccataaacacacacacttgGATGAAAAGCCATTCGCTTGCGAAGCATGTGGAAAACGGTTCACTCAAAAGTCCTCTCTTAAGACACATTTACTGTCCCACAGCACGGAGCGCCCGTTTCCGTGCGATGATTGCACAAAGTCCTTCAACACGCAGTCGATGCTGAATACGCACCGACGTAACATGCACTGTACTGAGCGGCCGTACAGCTGCCCGAAATGCAGCAAATCTTACGCACAGGAAACGAGACTACGGCAGCATATGTTCAGCCACGAGGAGATCAAGCCCCACGCGTGCCAGCAGTGCGATAAAACATTCACCACGGCTACCAATCTTCGAATTCACCAGCGCGTGCATTCAGGCGAGAAGCCATTTCCCTGTCCAACTTGCGGAAAATGCTTTTCGCAACGATCTTCTCTGCGCACCCACGAAATTCTTCATCTGGCTCCAGAACTGCGTCCGGATGCGGCAAATACGTGTGTGCCGGAGACTGACGGGCAGCCCGGACAAATGACGGAAGGTAGTAAGAAGAGACGTAGCAAAAGGCTCGAATGTAGCCCGTGCGGAAAGATCTTCACGGTGCGTAGTCGATATCGAAGTCACATGAAACAGGTGCACCAAAGGGAGATCACTGAGGGCGACAAGCGGAGCAGGAAAAACATGAATGGATTTGCGTATAACGAGGAGGTTAACGCAAACAGCTTCGATGGTAATGCAGGGATGGCAATAAATGCACAAAACAATGTTGGCGATTGCAATGAATTGTTTGTGGCATCCGGTTCCGCTGAGACGACGTACATCATCGATCACAACATATCGGAGCTTACTCCTGAAGCAACAGCACTGAAgtccgatgacgacgaagacgaggaaattgacgacgaagaggaggaAAATGAAGCGGACAACGAAgggaaagtaaaagtgaacGCATTGCCCGAACAGTTTTACTGCGGTCGAATGCTGTCGGAACAGAACTAA